A genomic window from Bombus pyrosoma isolate SC7728 linkage group LG8, ASM1482585v1, whole genome shotgun sequence includes:
- the LOC122570376 gene encoding transmembrane emp24 domain-containing protein 7-like yields the protein MNYWSICLLLVSLFGTILRTGGVELSFELPDNAKQCFYEEIKQNTTAMLEFQVVTGGQYDVDVILEAPNTEIIYKQIKTQFDSHQFTASISGVYKACFSNEFSTFSHKLVYMDFRVGDQLPVGEHVTVMTQMESSAEEVHKHLNSILDYQTHHRLREAQGRKRAEDLNTRVLLWSIMETLTILIISVGQVYVLRTFFTERKR from the exons ATGAACTACTGGTCAATTTGTTTGCTGCTTGTCTCGCTGTTTGGTACCATATTACGTACTGGTGGTGTCGAACTATCCTTCGAACTACCTGACAATGCGAAACAATGTTTCTACGAAGAGATCAAACAGAACACGACAGCAATGCTCGAATTCCAG GTTGTGACAGGTGGACAATATGATGTTGATGTAATTTTAGAAGCACCAAATACAGAAAtcatttataaacaaataaaaacacaGTTTGATTCACATCAATTTACAGCATCAATATCAGGAGTATATAAAGCCTGTTTTAGCAATGAATTCTCAACATTTTCACACAAACTTGTTTACATGGATTTCAGAGTGGGTGATCAATTACCAGTTGGGGAGCATGTAACTGTTATGACACAG atGGAATCTTCGGCTGAAGAAGTACATAAGCATTTGAATAGTATTTTAGACTATCAAACACATCATCGATTAAGAGAAGCGCAAGGTCGTAAACGTGCAGAAGATTTGAATACTCGTGTGCTCTTATGGTCCATTATGGAAACACTTACAATTTTGATCATATCTGTGGGGCAGGTGTATGTTTTAAGGACCTTTTTCACAGAAAGAAAGCGTTAA